The Marivirga tractuosa DSM 4126 genome contains the following window.
CATAATTTTGATCCACTTGTAAAAGAATCTCTTTTATTCTTGTAATCCCCTCTAAAACAGTATCTTTATTGGAAGAGGGGTTTGCCATAGTGGCACCAATCAATATTCCTGCTGCCAAAGTTGAAAAAATGATGATAGGCAGTTTGATTTGAAATGAACTATTTTTATTATTATTCATGTGTATAAATTAATTTGTCAATGGGTACAACTTGTCCCGCATTTATCTGGAATTCGCAAAAAACATTTCTTCAGTTGGTTATTTAACTTGACCTTAGAATTATTTTTGCTCATTCCACGTTTTAAGATTTTTATTTTAACAAATAACGCAACAATTTAACAAATCGTTGGATTGAAAAGCTTTAAAATTAAATTACCTTTGTAAAATACCTAAATTAGTTAATGTGGAATACTCTCAAAAGAAAATAAAAGAATTAGTAGCGGAAAATTACGTTTTTGCATCGGTTCTCTATTATTTAGGTATTGAGTATTATGAATATGCAGAGGATTCTCTTGAAAAAGTTTGTCTGCATATAGGAGTTGATTTAAATTACGTAGTTTCAGAATTAGAGAAAATAAATCAAAATGAGGAAATTGAGAATGTTAAATTGTTATCTTTTCCAATAGATTTAGTCATCACATATCTTAAACATGCTCATTTTATTTTTATTAAAAAGGATTTGCCTTTTTTAGTAAAATTAGTGAATAAATTAAACAGTGTTTCTCCAAGTTTAGCTTCAGTAGAAAAGGAGATTAAAGATGTTTTCCCCTTATTCGTGGAAGATTTTGTTCATCATATTTATGAGGAAGAGGACACGCTTTTTGAATATATTAGCCAACTAAAAGCAATAGAAGATAAAAAGAAGAATCCTTCGGCCTTTTTTTATAAGCACCCAAATTTTAATATGCAGAAATTTGCTATTGATCATGAAGTGCATGATGATGAAATGAAAGGAATCCGATTCTTAATGGATCAATATCCTGTAGAGAAAGATTCTCCTTTGAATGTTAAAGTTTTGTTTTCAGAACTGGAAAGATTTGAAGAAAAACTTAAAGTTCATGCCAAAATTGAAAATGAAGTGCTTTTTCCAAAAGCCTTGATGTTGGAAAAATCAGTAAGGAAGAAATTTGATTCCCTTATTCGACTGAATTAATAATGCCCAGAGTTTTAGCAATAGATTATGGTACCAAAAGGGTTGGTTTAGCAGTAACAGATCCATTGAAAATTATTGCCTCACCTTTAGAAATGATACATTCTAAAGACTTGGTTCAATACTTAGCCAATTATTTCTCGAGTGAAGAAGTAGAAGCTGTGGTTTGTGGTTATCCTACCAACGAAGAAGGGGAAGCCACAGATGCAACCCGTCATGTTGATGCATTTATTAATCTCTTTAAGAAGAAATTTCCGACAATGCCCTTACATTTGCAGGATGAAAGCTTCAGTTCGCAAGAAGCTATGCAAGCCATGATTCATTCTGGATCCAATAGGAAACAAAGAAATAAGAAATCAGGTAATATAGATAAAATTAGTGCAGCAATTATTTTACAACAATTTTTAGAAGAATATTAGATTATGATATATCCTATAGTAGCTTATGGGCATCCGGTTCTTAAAACCAAAGGGAAAGATATTGATAAGGGTGAGATAGATGTTAAAACATTGGTGGATGATATGTTTGAAACCATGTATAATGCAAATGGTGTTGGGCTTGCGGCTCCTCAAATTGGCAAGAGTTTGAGATTGTTTGTTATAGATACTGATCCTATAGATGATGAAGAAGATCAACCAAAAGTAAAGCAGGCTTTTATAAATCCGCAAATTTTAGAAGAAGAGGGTGAGGAATGGGCTTTTGAAGAAGGTTGTTTAAGTATTCCTAATATTAGAGAGGACGTAAACCGTAAGCCAACTATAAGAATTAAGTATTTTGATGAAAATTGGAATGAGCATGAGAAAGAGTATGATGGTTTTGTTGCCAGAGTTATTCAACATGAATATGATCATATAGAGGGAATACTTTTTACAGATCATGTTTCTGCTTTCAAAAAAAGGATTTTGAAAGGTAAATTAGCTAATATCAGTAAAGGGAAGGTTTCTGCAGATTATAAAATGTTATTCCCTCTTAAAAAATAAATAGATGTAAGTTCAGCTTGAATTTAGCTGTTAATTTGTTTAAATTTTTAAATATATTTGAATAATGCAATAAACTGATCGCTTTTAGGGATATTGGCAAACTTATTGCATTGGTTTTTATTCAACATATTTAATTTTTATTATGAATAAATTATCGAAAACATTAATCTTAAGCCTGATAATGGTTTTTTGCATTTCAGTTGTCTCAGCTCAACAGAAAAAGGCTGCAGATTTTATTGAAAATGGCATCAATAAATTTGAGGAAAAAGAGTATATGGAAGCCATTGTGAGTTTTAATGAAGCCATTAAATTGGACGCAAAAGCATATCAGGCTTACTATATGAGAGGTAATATCAAGCAAAAATTTGCAGATGTTCATGGTGCTATGAAAGATTACAATAAGGCAATTGAAGCAAAATCTGATTTTTCTGAAGCTTATTTTGAAAGAGGGAACATTAAATATTTGTTGCAAGATTATTACGGAGCAATCAATGATTATTCTAAAACCATTGAGCTTAACGAAAATAACTTAGATGCTTATTATAAAAGAGGGCAAGCGAAGCAGCAGCTAGAGGCATATCAAGATGCCATAAATGACTGTACCAAAATAATTGAAAAAGACAGTGATAATGTTGATGCCTATTATTTAAGGGGTGTTTTAAGAATTGAATACGGCCAACTTTCCGAAGGTTGTCTTGACTTAAGTAAAGCTGGTGAACTTGGAGATTTGAAAGCCTATGAAATGATTCGTGAAAGATGTAATGATGTGAAATGTTATCCTTCTGAATTCGAGTAAAATTTTTAATTGCTATTAATAAAAGCCAGCAAAATGTCGATATTGCTGGCTTTTTTTGTTTTAAAGCTTGGTTTTTACTTTTTCCCAAGATTTAATTTGCCAATAGATTTTACCCGTGCTAAGATGATTTTCATTTTTATCATATAATTTGATCTCACAGGGGATAACAACTGCATCTTCTGTTTTCAAAGGGCCTTCTACTTCATTTTTCACCCAATGATCATCAATTGAAAATTCAGCGTAAGCATCCATTTTTGCTTGAAAGTGGTAATCCATTTCCAGCTTTTGCATGATTATGCGATACTTCTTAACATCTAATTTATATAAAATCATTAAGCCAGTTGTGTATTCTGAAATAGTAGCCATTGCACACGCATGAATTCCTTTAATATGATTCAAATTCCTTTTCTTATAGGGCAGCTTTGTTTTGATTTTATCAGGAGAGATCTCTGTGATTTTAAAACCATGCGGTTTGTTAAAGGGAATCATTTTGCTTAATCCAAGATTTAGAAGCCATAAATAGAATCCAGAGTGCTGTGCTTTATTAATTATGGAAGTTAAGTTCATGAAATTGAGTGTTTACCAGATTGAATTGAATTTGTAAGTGATTTTTATAAAATATTACTTTATTATAAAGCAATCTCGTTGAAATAGACCTATTTTTCAACTATCGATCAAAATTTATTATGCATGCTGAGTTTTTGGGAAAGAGAAAGTTTATCTAAATATGATTATGTAATAATAGGCGGAGGCATAGTGGGATGCTCCACAGCTTATCATTTAAAAAAGAAAAAACCTAAAGCCGAGATTGCCATCATTGAAAGGGGAGTATTTCCAAGTGGGGCAAGCTCAAAGAATGCTGGTTTTGCTTGTTTTGGAAGCCTTACAGAATTGGTCGATGACAGAAAAGGACTTAGTGATGATGAGCAGTTGACTTTAGTTGAAAAAAGGTGGAAAGGTTTACTAGCTCTTCGAAATATCTTAGGAGAGAAAAATATAGGCTTTGAGGATAATGGAGGCTTTGAAGTCATAAGAAAAGCGGAACTGCCTGCTTTGGAATATTTAGACCATTATAATCAATTGCTTAGAAGTATTTTTAAGAAAAATGTATACAGCTTAAAACCGAATTTCATTAATGAATTTGGTTTTAATAAAAGTGATATTGAAACCATTGTTTCTAATCCATTTGAAGGCCAGATTGATACGGGTAAAATGATGAAAAGCTGGTGGTCATTGTGCAGCGAGATGAGCATTAAAATTATAACAGGTTGTGAATTGAAGGGATTTGAAGAAAAAAATGACTATGTAAATTTAAATTGTCAATCTGGTAATCAATCTGTTCAGCTTCAGGCGAATAAAATTGCCATTTGTACCAATGCTTTTGCACATAAATGGTTCAATCAAGAAGATATTAATCCTGGAAGAGGAATGGTGTTAGTTACAGACCCAATTGAAAAATTGAAATTTAAAGGTGTTTTTCACTACGATGAAGGTTATTTTTATTTTAGAAATGTGGGAAACAGAGTCTTGATTGGAGGTGGCAGAAATTTGGATAAATCCACTGAAGATACTGTGGAATTTGGGATTAACCCTAAAATCAAATTGGCTATCTTACATGATTTGAAAGAACTAATTTTACCTAATCAGGATTTTTCCATTGATATGGAGTGGTCAGGTATCATGGCGTTTGGTGCCATCAAATCACCGATTATCAAAAAAATTTCTGATAAAATCGCTATTGGAGTACGGTTAGGAGGGATGGGAGTAGCCATTGGTACTCAAGTAGGCAAGGAATTACATGAATTGCTTGCTGACGGATAACTTATTTTTATTATATTTCGAATTCATTTAAAATTAATATCTTGATTTAAATTACATGACGGACAAGCAGCTCAAGCCAAGCTTAATTCAAGCACTGATTCCAATTATATTTTTAATTTCTCTTTTAAGCTTAAATGTCTACTTCTTTGGAGATGGCACTTTAGATGGTTCCAACCAAATCGCTCTAATTTTATCAGCAGGAATTGCTGCAATAGTGGCATTGAAGGTAGGCTTTAAATGGACGACAATGCTGGATGGTATAGTGAGTAGTATTAGTTCCGCTATGTCTTCTATATTGATTTTATTATTGATTGGATCTTTAGCTGGCACATGGTTGCTGAGCGGTATCGTTCCCGCCATGATTTATTATGGATTAAACATTCTTAATCCCACTATATTTCTTTTCGCAGCTTGTATTGTGAGTGCAATTGTCTCGGTGGCAACCGGGAGCTCATGGAGTACAATAGCTACCTTAGGGCTAGCATTGCTTGGAATTGGTCAAACCTTAGGTATGAGTGAGGGAGTAGTGGCCGGAGCCATCATTTCTGGTGCTTATTTTGGAGATAAAATGTCACCTTTAAGTGATACAACTAATCTGGCACCAGCAATGGCTGGAACTGACTTATTTACACATATTCGCTACATGGCCTATACCACAATACCGTCTATTGTTATAGCATTAATAATATTTCTGGTATTAGGTTTGATGAATAATTCCGAAACTGACATTCAGCAAGTTGGCTTGGTTCAAGCAGCAATACAGGATAAATTTAATATCAATTTATGGTTGTTTTTAGTACCTGCGATTGTGATTTTCATGAT
Protein-coding sequences here:
- a CDS encoding hemerythrin domain-containing protein, with protein sequence MEYSQKKIKELVAENYVFASVLYYLGIEYYEYAEDSLEKVCLHIGVDLNYVVSELEKINQNEEIENVKLLSFPIDLVITYLKHAHFIFIKKDLPFLVKLVNKLNSVSPSLASVEKEIKDVFPLFVEDFVHHIYEEEDTLFEYISQLKAIEDKKKNPSAFFYKHPNFNMQKFAIDHEVHDDEMKGIRFLMDQYPVEKDSPLNVKVLFSELERFEEKLKVHAKIENEVLFPKALMLEKSVRKKFDSLIRLN
- the ruvX gene encoding Holliday junction resolvase RuvX, whose product is MPRVLAIDYGTKRVGLAVTDPLKIIASPLEMIHSKDLVQYLANYFSSEEVEAVVCGYPTNEEGEATDATRHVDAFINLFKKKFPTMPLHLQDESFSSQEAMQAMIHSGSNRKQRNKKSGNIDKISAAIILQQFLEEY
- the def gene encoding peptide deformylase — encoded protein: MIYPIVAYGHPVLKTKGKDIDKGEIDVKTLVDDMFETMYNANGVGLAAPQIGKSLRLFVIDTDPIDDEEDQPKVKQAFINPQILEEEGEEWAFEEGCLSIPNIREDVNRKPTIRIKYFDENWNEHEKEYDGFVARVIQHEYDHIEGILFTDHVSAFKKRILKGKLANISKGKVSADYKMLFPLKK
- a CDS encoding tetratricopeptide repeat protein, whose protein sequence is MNKLSKTLILSLIMVFCISVVSAQQKKAADFIENGINKFEEKEYMEAIVSFNEAIKLDAKAYQAYYMRGNIKQKFADVHGAMKDYNKAIEAKSDFSEAYFERGNIKYLLQDYYGAINDYSKTIELNENNLDAYYKRGQAKQQLEAYQDAINDCTKIIEKDSDNVDAYYLRGVLRIEYGQLSEGCLDLSKAGELGDLKAYEMIRERCNDVKCYPSEFE
- a CDS encoding DUF4442 domain-containing protein, with the translated sequence MNLTSIINKAQHSGFYLWLLNLGLSKMIPFNKPHGFKITEISPDKIKTKLPYKKRNLNHIKGIHACAMATISEYTTGLMILYKLDVKKYRIIMQKLEMDYHFQAKMDAYAEFSIDDHWVKNEVEGPLKTEDAVVIPCEIKLYDKNENHLSTGKIYWQIKSWEKVKTKL
- a CDS encoding NAD(P)/FAD-dependent oxidoreductase, with the protein product MLSFWERESLSKYDYVIIGGGIVGCSTAYHLKKKKPKAEIAIIERGVFPSGASSKNAGFACFGSLTELVDDRKGLSDDEQLTLVEKRWKGLLALRNILGEKNIGFEDNGGFEVIRKAELPALEYLDHYNQLLRSIFKKNVYSLKPNFINEFGFNKSDIETIVSNPFEGQIDTGKMMKSWWSLCSEMSIKIITGCELKGFEEKNDYVNLNCQSGNQSVQLQANKIAICTNAFAHKWFNQEDINPGRGMVLVTDPIEKLKFKGVFHYDEGYFYFRNVGNRVLIGGGRNLDKSTEDTVEFGINPKIKLAILHDLKELILPNQDFSIDMEWSGIMAFGAIKSPIIKKISDKIAIGVRLGGMGVAIGTQVGKELHELLADG
- the nhaC gene encoding Na+/H+ antiporter NhaC; the protein is MTDKQLKPSLIQALIPIIFLISLLSLNVYFFGDGTLDGSNQIALILSAGIAAIVALKVGFKWTTMLDGIVSSISSAMSSILILLLIGSLAGTWLLSGIVPAMIYYGLNILNPTIFLFAACIVSAIVSVATGSSWSTIATLGLALLGIGQTLGMSEGVVAGAIISGAYFGDKMSPLSDTTNLAPAMAGTDLFTHIRYMAYTTIPSIVIALIIFLVLGLMNNSETDIQQVGLVQAAIQDKFNINLWLFLVPAIVIFMIVKKISAIPALLIGSLLGGAFAIIFQPQIIETIAGGTGNFFEQSYKAVMVSMYGDISISTNNEMVNDLLSTGGMAGMLNTIWLIVCAMVFGGVMESTNMLRVITASIIKLANSTGSLVASTAGTCVFFNVTASDQYLAIVVPGRMFAETYRERGLKPEVLSRTLEDSGTVTSVLIPWNTCGATQSSVLGVSTWTYAPYAFFNIISPFMTILFAYLNIKIRRFTDK